The Planktothrix sp. FACHB-1365 sequence AATCTTCCCAAGCTGAACAGATTGGCATTTCCTCTCCGGCCGAAGAGAACAGTAGCTTTCAAGAGGTTGACCTCGATTTGTCAGAATCGCCTCAATTGTCTCCTCCACCTGTTAGACCCGCATCCCCCGTTCCGGTTTCTTCTGTTCCTATCTCAGTTGCTACGACAGAGACAGCACCTATCGTTAAAAACAAGCCCGTTTTAAAAACGAATAAACCTGCACCTAAATCCGTTGAACCCAAATCTAAAACGGACGGGCCGGAAAGACCCACTCCTAAACCGCAACAAGCTCCATCCCTGGCTTCAGCAGAAACAAAAGAAAAAGACTCAGAAGTCAGAAAACCACCGCGCAAAGAGATCGGGACTCCCAGACCCAGCCGGTCTGTGCCGGAATTACAACCCCCTCCTGCGCGAAAATCGGCGGTTCAACCGATTGATGACGATGCAGAACCGTCCGAAAGCGCAGAAGAGGAACCCTTAATTGCCACAGATGATTTAATTAAACGGCCAAAACGGGCTGCTGTGACCTTAACTCGACCGAACCCCCCGCGAACTGGGAAACGAGGGCCAGAATGGGAGGAAGAGGAAGAAGAAGTTGTAGATACGGGTAAAGCCAAATCCGCTAAAGTCAAGGCTAAACGACGGGCTAAACCGTCTTTGGATGAAGACGATGATGATGAACTCAACGCATTATCTTTATCCAATGCCAATAACGCCATGATGAGTATATCTCTGGCCCGTCCACCGAAACCCAAAGCCGGCCCTGGACAAGGTAACGTGGCAGCAACAACGGCTAAACCGAAAAAACAAGCTCCGAGTCGGGGGGGAGGTTCTTCGGCTGCAAATATGCGGCGTACAGAAGCAAAACCGAAGGCAGAACGCCCGGAAAAAGTGATTGTACCAGGGCCAATGACGGTTCAAGAATTAGCAACCGCCTTAGCCTTACCGGAAACGGAAATTATTAAACGTCTCTTCTCCCAAGGAATTGCCGTTAATATTACAGAAACGCTCGACTATAACACAATTTTAGTGATTTGTCAAGAGCTAAACGTTCAAGTTGAAACGGAAGAACAAGTATCCGGTGCGATTAAACCCGACAATATCTTCAACGCGGAAGACCTAGAACATCTGCAACGCCGTCCGCCGGTGGTCACGATTATGGGTCACGTCGATCACGGGAAAACCACCCTTCTCGACGCGATTCGCGAAACCAAAGTGGCTCAAGGTGAAGCTGGAGGCATTACCCAACACATCGGAGCTTATCATGTCGATGTGGAACATGAAGGTAAAAATCAGCAAGTGGTCTTCCTCGATACTCCCGGTCACGAAGCCTTTACCGCGATGCGGGCCAGGGGTGCCCGTGTTACGGACGTGGCGATTTTGGTGGTGGCTGCCGATGATGGGGTTCAACCTCAAACCATTGAAGCCATTAGCCATGCTAAGGCTGCGGGAGTCCCGATGATCATTGCCATTAACAAAATTGATAAAGAAGGCGCCCAGCCGGATCGGGTGAAACAGGAATTAACCGAATTTTCTCTGGTTCCTGAAGAATGGGGCGGTGACACCATTATGGTTCCCGTCAGTGCGATCAAAGGGGAAAATCTCGATACCCTGTTAGAGATGATTTTGTTAGTGGCTGAGGTTGAAGATCTGTATGCCAACCCCAACCGAGCCGCGAAGGGAACCATTATTGAAGCTCACCTGGACAAATCTCGTGGCCCTGTGGCAACTTTATTAGTCCAAAACGGAACTCTGCGCGTCGGAGATATCGTTGTTGCGGGTTCGGTGCTGGGTAAAGTCCGGGCGATGGTGGATGATCGAGGCGATCGCGTCGATGAAGCTAGTCCTTCCTTTGCGGTTGAGGTCTTAGGGCTGCGGGATGTCCCTGCGGCGGGTGATGAATTCGATGTGTTTGAGAACGAGAAAGAAGCTTCGGCTCTGGCGACATCACGGGCTGAGACAAAACGACAAACCCGCTTAACCAAAGGTCGGATCAGTCTGAGTGAATTCTCGGCTCGTGCTCAAGAAGGTGAGTTGAAGGAACTCAACTTAATCCTGAAGGCAGACGTTCAAGGTTCAGTAGAAGCCATTGTCAATGCCTTGAAAAAACTGCCTCAGAAAGAAGTTGAACTGCAACTGCTTTTAGCTGCACCCGGAGAAATTACCGAAACGGACATTGATTTAGCGGCAGCTAGTGATGCGGTTTTACTTGGATTTAATACCACCTTGGCTCATGGCGCACGCCAAGCCGCTGATCGCGCTGGAGTGGATATCCGCGATTACAACATCATTTATAACCTCTTAGATGATGTTCAAGCGGCGATGGAAGGGTTATTAGAACCGGAACTGGTGGAAGAAGCTCTGGGTCAAGTGGAAGTTCGGGCAATTTTCCCCGTCGGACGCAGTACGGTGGCGGGTTGTTATGTGCTCTCCGGTAAAGTCATCCGTAACTGTAAAGTCCGAGTCCGTCGTAAAGGCGAAATCGTTCATGAAGGCGCTCTTGACTCCTTGAAACGGATGAAAGAAGATGCTAAGGAAGTTAATGCCGGTTATGAATGTGGTATTGCCTTGGATAATTTCAACGACTGGAACATGGGCGATATCATTGAAGCTTATCGGATGACCACGAAACGTCGTACCCTAACCTTATAATCTTTATCCCTAATTGCTTAACAGCCACCTTTTATTCCAGTAATAATCGGTGGTTGTTGCTGTTTTAAGCGTCTGCGGGATTTAGGGGGATCATCGCCCAGGTGGTGTAGGTTCCAATGGGACTCCACAAAACAAAAGGAAGCAGTAAAAAGGCTGCGGTCTGAGAAATTGGCCAAACACTAATTATCAGCATTAAGCCTAAAATAAAACCGGTTCCCCCTAAAAGGGTTCCAACTCGTAAACTTTTCGTTTTACACATCACAGGGGTATAGGACAAAATCACTAATTCTACTAATAGATAAAACCCCATTAACACCCAAGTTTGAGGCGTTTGGGGTTCGGCTTCCCAAACTAAAATTGCTGACCAAGCCCCCCCAATAAAAACAATTGTCCAAATTAAAGGAATCGCCTTTTCAAAGGTTAACCAACCCGGACGAGTTAAACGATTAAACCATCGGATGTCATTAGGCGTTAAAAGGATATTATTGGCTAAGGCGACGAGAAAAGTTACTCCTCCAATTACCATCCAAGATTTAATCATAATTTTTCGCTCTTTTAACCTTATTCTGGTTATTTTATATTAGTTGGTTATGAGTTAAATCTCCCAAAAGCATGAAAATTAAGTGCTATCCCTAAACAATTCCAGCCCATTGCATTAATTTTAAAAGAGAATCCAAATTGACCTTAATATTTTGAGATCCATCCGTAGGAGAACAATGGGTATTCGCTGCTTCACAAAATAAACAGTAATAATCACAACCCACAATATTACTTAATTCCCAATAACAAGATAGCGTCCAATTTGGCATTAAAAACTCAATGACCTGAGTTCCTGGGGTACAAAAAACTAAATTGGTTAAAGCGGCTCCATGGGGAGAAATAATGACTTTAGTATTTGCCATATAATAGGCTTGTTGTCTAACTGATAAAGTTTCTAAATTCAAGGCGGTAAACCCAAATTGCTGTAAAAATAAGATGACTTCTGCTTCATTATCGACTTGACGATAGGATGCCTGACTTCGACTTAAATAAACTCTTTCTAAGGGCAGTAATTCTAAGTTTTCTTGAGAATTGAGACACAAATTTTTCAAGAAATTACAAGCCCATTGAGGGGTTCTGGACGTTGCATGAGAATAGGAAGGAATTAAAATTTTATCTGCTTTTAAAGCAGGATTTTTGCAACTTTCAATGATTTTTTCTGAGGGAATTTTTAATAGTTGCAATGTCTCATATTCATAGTTTAATTGGTATCGATTCACCACAAAATAATCGACTTCTTCAATTAAAAAATGTTGTAATAATAAATCAAATCTAGCAATAATATCAAACATCCAGTGGTAATAATTTGTACCCCATTTTACTGATAAAAATGCCACTGTTCCACCGATATTTCGTGACGAAATAAAATGAGGAGAATTAACTAATAAAGCCGCACTTCCGGTGGATAAATCTGTGATTAATTGATTCTCTGAATTGAGAACAGCACTGGTTAATGTATCCGCCCAAACTTGGCTTTGAGGAATACTATAAACAAAGGTTTCCGGGAAATGAATTGAGGTTAATTGAAAATGAGGGTTGAGACTTCCTTCGATTAATTTAGGGGGAGTAAGTTTGATATTACTAGGTAGATAAACTGGAATTTTAGTTAAATTTTTTTCTGTAGGAGTCGTAATAAAATGATCATCTGATAAATTAAATATTTTTTGAATTAAAGAAATTGGTAATTGATGATGAACCTCACAAAGAATAGCATCTAATAGCTGATTATTTTGTTTAAAAATAGTAGAAATACAATAATATGCTTCATGATAATCTGGCTGTAATTGTAATCCTTTAATTAAATAATCTAAAGCTAGATCCCATAGTTTTTGTTGAATTAAAATTTTACCAATTGCGATATAATAACAGCTTTGCGGATTTATATTGATGGCATTTTGGTAGGCTTGAATTGCATTTTCTAACTGATTTTGAGATAAAAAAACTTCTGCTAACTTCCCATAAAACCAATCTACATTTGGATTAATTTGAATTGCTTGAGAATAAATTTTAATTGCATTTTGTTGTTGTTTTAATTTAAAAAAAGCATCTCCTAATTTAATATAAATCCAACAATTTATAGGTTCAAGTTCAATTGCTTTTTTATAATAATCAATGGATTTTTCTATCTGGTTTAAGTTAAAGAAAGATTCCCCTAGACCAAAATAAGCCCAACAAAAATTATGATTAAATTTAATAAATTGGCTATAGGCTGTGATCGCTTCTTCCCAGCGTTCTAATTTAATTAATACTTCTCCTAAACTATTGTAAGACCAAGAAAAATTAGGGTTAATTTTAATAGATTTAGAATAAGCATTTATGGCATCTTCATAACGTTTTAACTGCATTAAAGCTTGACCTAATTTATAATAAATCTGGTCATTGTCAGGATTTAATTCAATGGCTTGATTATAGAAAGATAAAGCTAGTTCAGGGGTTCCCTGTTCTAAATAATGATTTGCAGAAATTAAATAAGATTCTGCTGTTTGTAAATCATTTCTGGTATTATTATCGTTAAAATAGCTCATTATTATTCAATAACCTTTGCCATTTTTAAAAGTTTAATAATATTATAAGGCTTAACTTTTATATTGTCAAAAATGGGAATAGAATTTAATTCGACCTCATCCACAGATTCACCGACACAACAGTAATATTCACAGCTAACTATATTGCAAAGTTGCCAATAATAAGAAGTTTCCCATTGAGGAAATAAAAATTCAATCACCTTTGTATTAGGACGACAAAAGATTAAATTAGTTAATCCTGACCCATGGGGTGCAATAATAATTTCTGCATTAGCAAAATAACCAACTTGTTCTTGAAAAGGTAAATGTTCTAAACACACTGTTTGAAAACCTAATGTTTCTAAAAAGGGTAAAAATTCCGACTCATTCATGACTTTTCGGCAGTTAGCATTTTCGCGGCTTATATAAATTCGCTGAGGATAATTATTTGTATTAATACCAGAAAAAAGAAATTTATTTCTAATAAAATTTACTCCCCATTTGGAGGACTTTAAATAACTCCACTGAACAAAAGATGGAACTAATAATACTGAACCTTTTACAGAGGGATAAATACAGTTATCAATCACTTTATGTTCAGGAATATTCAACAGCTTTAGCATTTCTTTTTCATAAGGAGATTGGTGACGGTTAACGACAAACCAATCAATTTTATTAAAATCAAAATCAGCTTTCTCTAATAAATGCAAACGGGCTATAATATCAAACATCCAATGGTAATAAATTAATCCGAATTGCGCTGATAAAAAAGCGACATTTCCTTCTAATTCTAAAGGCTCTGGTAATTGCTCACGACTAATTACTAACTCACTACAACCTGTTGATAAATCCTTAATTAACTGGTGTTCTGAAGTCATGACAGCAGATGTTAAAGCATCTCCCCATACTCGTCCATTAGGGATCACTGCAACAAACGCTTCTGGGGATACCATAGAGTTAGGAAACAACCTAAAATTAAGTTCACCCAATATTCCGTTTGGAGGATTAAAAATTACCAAACTTTGAGGATAAATTGATATTTTTTGAGCTAGAGTATAATCCTGAATATTTATTAGTAAATCAGGGGATAAATTCAAGTGTTTTTTAAGTACATCAAAAGGGATGATTTGCAAATATTTACATCCATCTCCATCTAACGTTCGACCCATTTTTTCTAAAATTAAACCCAATTTAACATAACTATCAAAATCGTCTGAGTGTCGTTTTAACCATTGCAATAGATAAGAAATTGCGTCTTCCCAATTTCCTAAATTAGAATGCACTTCTACTAAGTTTAAATTTAAGTCAGGATAATCAGGATTAATGTTTAGACAATTACTAAAAGCAATGTACGCTTCTTCCCATTGTTTCAATTCTTTTAAAACTATTCCTAAATTAAAATAAGCTGCTGCAATATTAGGATTAATATCAATAAAATGACGATAAGTAGAAACTGCTTTTTTTTCCTGTTTAACCGATTGGTAAGCCTCCCCTAAACCATAATACGACCAGCTAAAATCAGGATTTAATTCTATGGCCTTTTGATAGGCTAAAATTGCTTCTTCAAAGCGTTGTAGCTTACTTAAATTTTCTCCTAAACCTTGATACGACCAGCTAAAATCAGGATTTAATTCTATCGCTTTTTGATAGGCTAAAATTGCTTCTTCAAAGCGTTGTAGCTTACTTAAATTTTCTCCTAAACCTTGATACGACCAGCTAAAATCAGGATTCAATTCTATCGCTTTTTGATAGGCTAAAATTGCTTCTTTAAAATGTTCTTTTTGACTTAAAGCCAACCCTAATTGACAGTAAGGATGATAAAAGGTAGGATTAAATTGAATGGCGTAACGATAGCAAACAATTGCTTGATCAATTTTGTCATTGTCTAAAAATTTATTTCCTAAATTAAACTGGTCTTCCGGTTTAATTTTATCAGGTTCTCTAATTAAAATTTGATATTGACATTCGTTGGCGAGTTCCGTTTGATTGGTTGTCGTAAAAATATTGGCTAAATCTCTATAAAATCTTGTATTATTAGGATTAATTTTTATTGCCATTTGATAATAATCTGTAGCGGATTTCCACTTTTGCTTCTCAGCATAAATTATACCTAGATTGGCATATATTTCTGCTTGATTAGGTTGTAATACTAAAAGTTGTTGATAATAATTTTCAGCTTGCTGGTAGTTCCCTTTTAACTGCATTACAATTCCCATTAATCGATAAGCGTCACCCAAATCTTCATTGTTTTTCAAAGCAATTTTACAAATATTAATTGCTTCATCTAATTCGCCTTGTTTAATATGAATTTCAGCTTTTTTGATAATTTCTGATTGGGTCATAATTATACAATAAAAAATTAAGTTTAAATAGGTTATTATATAGATTTAGCTACACAAATCACAACATAACTTTAATCTAATTCCAGTTCAAGTTCATTCCCAAAAACTCCTCTAACTGCTGATTATAAGGTTGAAAATAATTCTGGAGTAAGGCGCGTGTTGATTGGGAAATGGGGGAATAAGGTCTGGTATTATATTGAGGATATTTTTGTAAATGATATTCAGGTAAACCTAAAAATTGAAGAACTTGTGTTGTTCCCTGATCAGGATTTGCATAAAAGTCTTCACTTTTTAAAATTAAAAACTGTTCTTTGGGAAAGATTTCCATCCATTTTTTTAAGAAATGAATATAGAATCCTTTGGCGAGATATCCTTGAAATTGAGATTGGGTGAGTTTTGCCCAAAAATCAATCGTTTGATCCTGCAATTGTTCTATCTCCTGGCGAACTACCTCTTCAAAAGAACGGTGTTCCCATTTTAAACTAACCCAATGATAATAGTGAGAAATAGCTCGATCAATCGGATTTCTTAACAGAAGAATTAATTTTACTTTTGGGAAAAATTGTACTAAATTTTTAGCGACTTCTGGAGAATTAAAGTTAATGGGGTTTGCTTCTCCCACTAAACACTTATAATCTTGAGGAATGGGAAGGAAATGAGAAAAATACCATTCTAAACCTCGATGAACTTGATTTGACCAAAACGGCATTTCTTTAATCATGGATGAAATCACGTTTGGATGTTCAGATAGATAATAGTTTAAAGAAGTTGTTCCCCCTTTTTGGCTTCCAATAATTAAAAAATCCAGATGATTAACGGGTTTTAAAGTATCTCTAATAAGCTGCCATTTGGGACGAAATTGCGGAATAATTTTTTGACCTGCAATATAATTATATTCAATGGCTGCTGATAAATCACCCTTTTGAGTTAGTAATACCGCTAAATTTAAGTAAAGAATACAGGAATCAGGATTTTTAGCAATTGCTTGGTGGTAAATATTAATGGCTGTATTTAGAGAGTTATTTTGATCAATTAACTCTACAACTATTTGATAATTCCAGAGGAAAAGATCGGGTTTAAGCTGTAAAAATTTAAGATAGGCATTAACGGCTTCATTTCTTTGCTGCTGATGAGATAAAGCCATCCCTAAATTGTAATAAGATTCGGGATCATTGGGGTTTTGTTGAATAGCCAAACGACATTCATTTGCTACT is a genomic window containing:
- the infB gene encoding translation initiation factor IF-2, producing MNNAKVRIYELSRELNLDNKDILAVCERLNISVKSHSSTISESDKERIEKYVATHPNPGQLDGKSERSHPNGKSSATAPGEKKKQEILEIQKPRIRPNSDVSAVYGSADSPASTSVATPPKSLVSPKAPVKPTLNRPVLSKPNAPAQAGTESSETTASESSQAEQIGISSPAEENSSFQEVDLDLSESPQLSPPPVRPASPVPVSSVPISVATTETAPIVKNKPVLKTNKPAPKSVEPKSKTDGPERPTPKPQQAPSLASAETKEKDSEVRKPPRKEIGTPRPSRSVPELQPPPARKSAVQPIDDDAEPSESAEEEPLIATDDLIKRPKRAAVTLTRPNPPRTGKRGPEWEEEEEEVVDTGKAKSAKVKAKRRAKPSLDEDDDDELNALSLSNANNAMMSISLARPPKPKAGPGQGNVAATTAKPKKQAPSRGGGSSAANMRRTEAKPKAERPEKVIVPGPMTVQELATALALPETEIIKRLFSQGIAVNITETLDYNTILVICQELNVQVETEEQVSGAIKPDNIFNAEDLEHLQRRPPVVTIMGHVDHGKTTLLDAIRETKVAQGEAGGITQHIGAYHVDVEHEGKNQQVVFLDTPGHEAFTAMRARGARVTDVAILVVAADDGVQPQTIEAISHAKAAGVPMIIAINKIDKEGAQPDRVKQELTEFSLVPEEWGGDTIMVPVSAIKGENLDTLLEMILLVAEVEDLYANPNRAAKGTIIEAHLDKSRGPVATLLVQNGTLRVGDIVVAGSVLGKVRAMVDDRGDRVDEASPSFAVEVLGLRDVPAAGDEFDVFENEKEASALATSRAETKRQTRLTKGRISLSEFSARAQEGELKELNLILKADVQGSVEAIVNALKKLPQKEVELQLLLAAPGEITETDIDLAAASDAVLLGFNTTLAHGARQAADRAGVDIRDYNIIYNLLDDVQAAMEGLLEPELVEEALGQVEVRAIFPVGRSTVAGCYVLSGKVIRNCKVRVRRKGEIVHEGALDSLKRMKEDAKEVNAGYECGIALDNFNDWNMGDIIEAYRMTTKRRTLTL
- a CDS encoding TspO/MBR family protein, producing MIKSWMVIGGVTFLVALANNILLTPNDIRWFNRLTRPGWLTFEKAIPLIWTIVFIGGAWSAILVWEAEPQTPQTWVLMGFYLLVELVILSYTPVMCKTKSLRVGTLLGGTGFILGLMLIISVWPISQTAAFLLLPFVLWSPIGTYTTWAMIPLNPADA
- a CDS encoding tetratricopeptide repeat protein encodes the protein MSYFNDNNTRNDLQTAESYLISANHYLEQGTPELALSFYNQAIELNPDNDQIYYKLGQALMQLKRYEDAINAYSKSIKINPNFSWSYNSLGEVLIKLERWEEAITAYSQFIKFNHNFCWAYFGLGESFFNLNQIEKSIDYYKKAIELEPINCWIYIKLGDAFFKLKQQQNAIKIYSQAIQINPNVDWFYGKLAEVFLSQNQLENAIQAYQNAININPQSCYYIAIGKILIQQKLWDLALDYLIKGLQLQPDYHEAYYCISTIFKQNNQLLDAILCEVHHQLPISLIQKIFNLSDDHFITTPTEKNLTKIPVYLPSNIKLTPPKLIEGSLNPHFQLTSIHFPETFVYSIPQSQVWADTLTSAVLNSENQLITDLSTGSAALLVNSPHFISSRNIGGTVAFLSVKWGTNYYHWMFDIIARFDLLLQHFLIEEVDYFVVNRYQLNYEYETLQLLKIPSEKIIESCKNPALKADKILIPSYSHATSRTPQWACNFLKNLCLNSQENLELLPLERVYLSRSQASYRQVDNEAEVILFLQQFGFTALNLETLSVRQQAYYMANTKVIISPHGAALTNLVFCTPGTQVIEFLMPNWTLSCYWELSNIVGCDYYCLFCEAANTHCSPTDGSQNIKVNLDSLLKLMQWAGIV
- a CDS encoding tetratricopeptide repeat protein, encoding MTQSEIIKKAEIHIKQGELDEAINICKIALKNNEDLGDAYRLMGIVMQLKGNYQQAENYYQQLLVLQPNQAEIYANLGIIYAEKQKWKSATDYYQMAIKINPNNTRFYRDLANIFTTTNQTELANECQYQILIREPDKIKPEDQFNLGNKFLDNDKIDQAIVCYRYAIQFNPTFYHPYCQLGLALSQKEHFKEAILAYQKAIELNPDFSWSYQGLGENLSKLQRFEEAILAYQKAIELNPDFSWSYQGLGENLSKLQRFEEAILAYQKAIELNPDFSWSYYGLGEAYQSVKQEKKAVSTYRHFIDINPNIAAAYFNLGIVLKELKQWEEAYIAFSNCLNINPDYPDLNLNLVEVHSNLGNWEDAISYLLQWLKRHSDDFDSYVKLGLILEKMGRTLDGDGCKYLQIIPFDVLKKHLNLSPDLLINIQDYTLAQKISIYPQSLVIFNPPNGILGELNFRLFPNSMVSPEAFVAVIPNGRVWGDALTSAVMTSEHQLIKDLSTGCSELVISREQLPEPLELEGNVAFLSAQFGLIYYHWMFDIIARLHLLEKADFDFNKIDWFVVNRHQSPYEKEMLKLLNIPEHKVIDNCIYPSVKGSVLLVPSFVQWSYLKSSKWGVNFIRNKFLFSGINTNNYPQRIYISRENANCRKVMNESEFLPFLETLGFQTVCLEHLPFQEQVGYFANAEIIIAPHGSGLTNLIFCRPNTKVIEFLFPQWETSYYWQLCNIVSCEYYCCVGESVDEVELNSIPIFDNIKVKPYNIIKLLKMAKVIE
- a CDS encoding tetratricopeptide repeat protein; amino-acid sequence: MFDCYSTVNSEISVSDLYQQAEIYHQQENWEDAITLYQKTIELDPNFSWAYHQLGDIFSKHNKWVEAIAVYRQAIELNPNFSWSYHNLGTALLQQKQWDQAILAYSKAIDLNPEFCWSYYYLGEVLYQQQNQQEAVFAYFNAWKQNPDLLASLNRIGEVIQDQIQAGSDSVIDDYYSKLNQPSDLSQWQHFLPTDFELYVKVAKYLAENNYEDVAIIFYRIALYLQPDHLELAQQLEGILEQKTALERVANECRLAIQQNPNDPESYYNLGMALSHQQQRNEAVNAYLKFLQLKPDLFLWNYQIVVELIDQNNSLNTAINIYHQAIAKNPDSCILYLNLAVLLTQKGDLSAAIEYNYIAGQKIIPQFRPKWQLIRDTLKPVNHLDFLIIGSQKGGTTSLNYYLSEHPNVISSMIKEMPFWSNQVHRGLEWYFSHFLPIPQDYKCLVGEANPINFNSPEVAKNLVQFFPKVKLILLLRNPIDRAISHYYHWVSLKWEHRSFEEVVRQEIEQLQDQTIDFWAKLTQSQFQGYLAKGFYIHFLKKWMEIFPKEQFLILKSEDFYANPDQGTTQVLQFLGLPEYHLQKYPQYNTRPYSPISQSTRALLQNYFQPYNQQLEEFLGMNLNWN